Proteins from a single region of Bombus huntii isolate Logan2020A chromosome 2, iyBomHunt1.1, whole genome shotgun sequence:
- the LOC126874936 gene encoding UDP-glucosyltransferase 2-like: MKHHLPSLLFVLCVLYIAKQSGCYKILAIVPSSSYSHQIPYRRLWLELHKRGHEVVLATWYPIPNIKSPNFTQIDISQYYGTIKKLDFVQNRFEGKRWLDIVKENMLPVTKVIAETVLNSTELRKLYAPESNATFDVYLTEFLFVPATYAFAHRFNVPIIGLSSFGMIGFNEHALGGLVLPSHEYTWEMEDNTGTNLPFLKRLRNFVNMWYYIYYHYYALIPDQQKLAEKYFGPLPPMLDVLKNVSLLFINQADVMIAARPKLPNIITYTSSHIEKKLTPLHKNLQAFLDGATNGFIYFSLGSNARSASLPLEIRRMFCDVFTKLPYRVVWKFEEDFPGKPDNVYIGKWFPQQTILAHPNIKLFVYQGGLQSSEEAVHYGVPVLGFAILADQDYQVVRMEALGIGKYLEITTLKKDELENAITELITNKKYKERILYIRNVVQDTPYDPVENLAWWTEYVIRTKGAPHLRSSLAFQPWYQRYDMDIVVFLTITIFLIASITFYLISKIVVYIHKKMKSTEKQKTS, translated from the exons ATGAAGCACCACCTGCCTAGTCTGTTATTCGTTCTGTGCGTCTTGTACATCGCAAAGCAGTCGGGATGTTACAAGATTCTAGCTATCGTTCCCTCATCATCCTACAGTCATCAAATACCGTACCGACGATTATGGCTGGAACTACACAAACGAGGCCACGAAGTTGTGCTAGCCACGTGGTATCCTATACCAAATATCAAATCACCGAATTTTACGCAAATCGATATTAGCCAATATTACGGAACAATAAAGAAATTAGATTTTGTTCAAAATCGATTTGAGGGAAAACGCTGGCTGGATATTGTGAAAGAAAACATGTTGCCTGTAACCAAAGTCATTGCGGAAACGGTGCTCAATTCTACAGAACTGCGGAAGCTGTATGCTCCAGAGAGCAACGCAACGTTCGATGTCTATTTGACGGAATTCCTTTTCGTGCCCGCCACTTACGCTTTCGCACATCGATTCAATGTTCCTATAATAG GGTTAAGTTCATTTGGGATGATTGGCTTTAACGAACACGCTCTTGGTGGATTGGTTCTCCCTTCTCACGAGTACACGTGGGAAATGGAAGACAACACGGGTACGAATCTGCCGTTCTTGAAGAGACTGCGCAATTTCGTTAACATGTGGTATTACATATACTACCACTACTATGCGCTCATTCCTGACCAACAGAAACTGGCCGAGAAATATTTTGGGCCTCTACCACCAATGCTAGACGTATTGAAGAACGTTAGCTTGCTTTTCATCAATCAGGCCGATGTTATGATAGCGGCTCGACCGAAACTTCCGAACATAATCACGTATACATCATCCCACATAGAAAAGAAGCTGACTCCCCTGCATAAG AACTTACAAGCATTTCTGGATGGCGCCACAAATGGGTTCATCTACTTTAGTCTTGGTAGTAACGCAAGAAGTGCAAGTTTACCACTGGAGATCCGACGCATGTTCTGCGATGTGTTCACCAAGTTGCCTTACCGAGTTGTCTGGAAATTCGAGGAGGATTTTCCCGGGAAACCTGATAATGTTTACATCGGAAAATGGTTCCCACAACAAACTATTCTCG CTCACCCGAACATTAAATTGTTCGTTTATCAAGGAGGCCTGCAGAGCAGCGAAGAGGCAGTCCACTACGGGGTACCAGTTCTTGGTTTCGCGATTTTGGCCGATCAAGATTATCAAGTAGTCAGAATGGAAGCTTTGGgcattggaaaatatttggaaattacAACCCTTAAGAAAGATGAACTTGAAAATGCTATTACAGAGCTTATAACTAACAAAAA GTACAAAGAAAGGATACTTTACATCCGAAATGTCGTTCAGGATACACCGTACGATCCGGTAGAGAATCTCGCTTGGTGGACAGAGTACGTGATACGAACGAAAGGCGCCCCTCATCTTCGCAGCAGTCTAGCTTTTCAGCCTTGGTATCAACGTTACGATATGGACATTGTAGTGTTCTTAACGATCACAATTTTCTTGATCGCTTCAATTacgttttatttaatttccaaGATTGTTGTCTACATTCATAAGAAAATGAAATCAACCGAGAAGCAAAAGACAAGCTAA